One Leisingera sp. M658 genomic window carries:
- a CDS encoding dynamin family protein has protein sequence MNMETQIESATDIHASARPTNLNAGLEPLLDFARKSQRLETALSALSAVSGMRVQRSLSRLQSELSSFEPSVTLLGQVKSGKTSLVNAMAGWADLLPSDVNPWTSVVTSLHLTPGDARIENKACFQFMTEAEWDRLLTKGGRIGEMAGRAGASSELQKIRTQIEEMRERSRQRLGRKFELLMGQKHEYGYFDKNLIERYICLGDDFDEEEGGVGEQGRFADITRAADLYLNCQSVPHRLCLRDTPGVNDTFMMREQITIQAIRDSRLCVVVLSAGQALTSVDMGLIRMLSNLKSREVVIFVNRIDELAAPAIQIPEIEASVRQTLDSHHGPEDATVLFGSAYWANKVLTGGLEDMDKASSAALLNWAEASVNSSHADLSAQNMVWELSGLPALNRVVADRIVTDLGAPLLARVAGSAVTAATGQQAADAVRVQGEGGAQAGLHDTRAAFENICKSHLDALEAETAQILDAFRDRADRAHATFTDRATHALIEHLEKWGEDCHWEYDPAGLRMLLRSAYSVMTSRLQAAAQARYKAAVQDVAELLYDGFGAAVEGIQLSIPEVPPASSPIALGQAIALDFNDSWWAAWWRRTRGYQAFAKRFRSLIAGETEDFMTQLKFVQTADAGTAVLARLQGFFDDQRDILMEIADHSRCGDDIQGLIADDSRRTQANDALQTLRSFTE, from the coding sequence ATGAACATGGAAACTCAGATCGAGAGTGCCACCGACATCCACGCCTCCGCGCGTCCGACCAATCTGAATGCGGGGCTGGAACCGCTCTTGGACTTTGCCCGCAAATCGCAGCGGCTTGAAACCGCTCTGTCTGCTCTGTCCGCAGTTTCGGGGATGCGCGTCCAGCGCAGCCTGTCGCGACTGCAGTCGGAACTCAGCAGTTTTGAACCCAGTGTCACGCTGCTGGGACAGGTGAAGTCGGGCAAGACATCCCTGGTCAATGCGATGGCGGGCTGGGCTGACCTGCTGCCGTCGGATGTGAACCCCTGGACCTCGGTCGTCACCTCCTTGCACCTGACACCGGGGGATGCCCGGATTGAGAACAAGGCCTGTTTCCAGTTCATGACCGAGGCGGAATGGGACCGGCTGCTGACCAAGGGCGGGCGCATCGGTGAAATGGCGGGCCGTGCCGGCGCCAGCAGCGAACTGCAAAAAATCCGTACCCAGATCGAAGAGATGCGGGAACGCTCGCGCCAGCGGTTGGGCCGTAAATTCGAACTGCTGATGGGGCAGAAACATGAATACGGCTATTTCGACAAGAACCTGATCGAACGCTACATTTGCCTGGGCGATGACTTTGACGAGGAGGAGGGCGGCGTCGGCGAACAGGGGCGCTTTGCCGATATCACCCGCGCGGCCGATCTGTACCTGAATTGCCAAAGCGTGCCCCACCGCCTGTGCCTGCGCGACACGCCCGGCGTCAACGACACCTTCATGATGCGCGAGCAGATCACCATCCAGGCAATCCGTGACAGCCGCCTTTGCGTGGTGGTGCTGTCTGCCGGCCAGGCGCTGACCTCGGTCGACATGGGGCTGATCCGGATGCTCTCCAACCTCAAATCGCGTGAGGTGGTGATCTTCGTCAACCGCATCGACGAACTCGCCGCCCCCGCCATCCAGATCCCCGAGATCGAGGCCAGCGTCCGCCAGACACTGGACAGTCATCACGGGCCCGAGGACGCAACCGTCCTCTTTGGCAGTGCCTATTGGGCCAACAAGGTGCTGACCGGAGGGTTGGAGGACATGGATAAGGCAAGTTCCGCCGCGCTGCTCAATTGGGCCGAAGCCTCGGTCAACAGTTCCCATGCGGATCTGTCGGCCCAGAACATGGTTTGGGAGCTGTCCGGGCTGCCTGCACTGAACCGGGTGGTGGCTGATCGGATCGTGACCGACCTCGGCGCACCGCTGCTGGCCCGCGTTGCCGGGTCTGCCGTGACCGCTGCCACCGGCCAGCAGGCGGCAGATGCGGTCAGGGTGCAGGGCGAGGGCGGCGCGCAGGCCGGTCTCCACGACACCCGCGCCGCGTTTGAGAATATCTGCAAATCCCATCTGGACGCACTGGAGGCCGAGACCGCGCAAATCCTCGACGCCTTCCGCGACCGCGCCGACCGGGCCCATGCCACCTTTACCGACCGCGCCACCCACGCGCTGATCGAGCACCTGGAGAAATGGGGCGAGGACTGCCACTGGGAATATGATCCCGCCGGGCTGCGGATGCTGTTGCGCTCGGCCTATTCGGTGATGACCAGCCGCCTGCAGGCTGCCGCCCAGGCCCGCTACAAGGCCGCGGTGCAGGACGTCGCGGAGCTGCTGTATGACGGTTTCGGCGCAGCGGTCGAGGGTATTCAGCTGTCAATTCCCGAGGTGCCCCCGGCCAGCTCTCCGATTGCGCTGGGGCAGGCCATAGCATTGGATTTCAATGACAGCTGGTGGGCTGCCTGGTGGCGCCGCACCCGCGGTTATCAGGCTTTTGCCAAACGTTTCCGCAGTCTGATCGCGGGCGAGACCGAAGATTTCATGACCCAGCTTAAATTCGTGCAGACAGCAGATGCGGGCACCGCTGTCCTTGCCAGGCTGCAGGGCTTTTTCGACGACCAGCGCGACATCCTGATGGAAATCGCAGACCACAGCCGCTGCGGCGATGATATTCAGGGGCTGATTGCCGATGACAGCCGCCGGACACAGGCCAACGACGCCTTGCAAACGCTCAGGAGCTTCACCGAATGA
- a CDS encoding PP2C family serine/threonine-protein phosphatase yields the protein MLCTAEFEYDAATAISKGRRERQEDALAADFLAGTGTGFAVLADGMGGHAAGDVASKIVVTEVFSELKLRTDDPGALEQSIGAVLQQAASGANACLGEYASHQPQARGMGATLLAPVLFSDRLYWISVGDSPLYLFRDGALIRLNADHSMAAEIDRLAAQGRMDPAEAASHPDRHCVTSVLTGADIPRIDCRSTPVRLQHGDIVLAASDGLQFLEEEEIAAVLAAECGSSSARIGAALMRQLEVLNAAEQDNAAFCVIKPIDPQAALPAQAQPSALPMDAPVLDPPPAEQPPAPPRQRSGRRVITLLASATWDSAPAARRNKTDASA from the coding sequence ATGCTGTGCACCGCTGAGTTCGAATATGATGCCGCGACGGCCATCAGCAAGGGCCGCCGCGAGCGCCAGGAGGACGCGCTTGCCGCCGATTTCCTGGCCGGCACCGGCACCGGTTTTGCGGTGCTGGCCGATGGCATGGGCGGCCATGCCGCCGGAGATGTCGCCAGTAAAATTGTGGTCACAGAAGTGTTCAGCGAGCTGAAGCTGCGCACGGACGACCCGGGTGCGCTGGAACAGTCGATCGGCGCAGTGCTGCAGCAGGCTGCCAGCGGCGCCAATGCCTGCCTTGGCGAATACGCCAGCCATCAGCCTCAGGCCCGCGGAATGGGCGCGACGCTGCTGGCTCCGGTGCTGTTCAGCGACCGGCTTTACTGGATCTCGGTCGGTGACTCGCCGCTCTACCTGTTCCGTGACGGCGCGCTGATCCGGCTCAACGCCGATCATTCGATGGCAGCAGAGATCGACAGGCTGGCCGCCCAGGGCCGCATGGACCCGGCTGAGGCCGCCAGCCATCCGGACCGGCATTGCGTGACTTCGGTGCTGACCGGGGCGGACATCCCCCGCATCGACTGCCGCAGCACACCCGTCAGGCTGCAGCATGGCGATATCGTGCTGGCCGCCAGCGACGGGCTGCAATTCCTGGAGGAGGAAGAGATCGCCGCCGTCCTCGCTGCAGAATGCGGCAGTTCCAGCGCCCGTATCGGCGCAGCGCTGATGCGGCAGCTGGAGGTGCTGAATGCCGCCGAACAGGACAATGCCGCGTTCTGCGTGATCAAACCCATTGATCCGCAGGCCGCTCTTCCTGCCCAGGCACAGCCATCAGCGCTGCCGATGGACGCGCCGGTTCTGGACCCGCCGCCGGCTGAACAGCCGCCCGCGCCGCCGCGTCAGCGCAGCGGCCGCCGGGTGATCACCCTCCTGGCTTCGGCGACGTGGGATTCTGCACCCGCCGCCCGCCGCAACAAAACGGATGCATCGGCTTGA
- a CDS encoding FHA domain-containing protein, protein MKFIKDIIGEKRERVRLDGHAAPEADPAQAPVQDAVAPDVANTGAARPPLSLDRGFLLDTAPETAQAASRAETAAPLAGKPAEDGWTYDAGPEDALAEGEGLPGFAEEQPQDPAIAAFFAREQETAAVPAAAADPRDTGTLASLAGAASDDPFAPGAEAPARAGREDSFRSPELAEPAVESSDSYRVFKRTQAGVQQQSSPPDVEETPSAAFAPANQPQQQQETSPRAVEAQPASILAGPTQPAAPAPQAAAVSAPQPAPAASQPVVSMDSPADASIDVPAPSMGRGASRAGRVKTRLLGFSPAQAEDSDPFARSQKDTAPGYTRFPVGWLAIVQGPGRGAAFTLFSGVTVIGRGADQTVRLDFGDNSISRDNHAAIAYDPEQKAFYVGHGGKANLVRRNNRPVLSTETLSAGDVIRIGETTLRFVPLCGADFGWDQPQPSDTDHAVHR, encoded by the coding sequence ATGAAATTCATCAAGGATATCATTGGCGAAAAGCGAGAGAGGGTCCGCCTGGACGGTCATGCGGCGCCAGAAGCAGACCCGGCCCAGGCGCCTGTGCAGGATGCGGTTGCGCCTGACGTCGCCAATACCGGGGCTGCCCGTCCGCCTCTCAGCCTTGACCGCGGTTTCCTGCTGGATACGGCGCCGGAAACTGCTCAGGCGGCATCCCGGGCAGAGACTGCTGCTCCGCTGGCCGGCAAGCCGGCGGAGGACGGCTGGACTTATGACGCAGGGCCTGAAGACGCGCTGGCAGAAGGCGAAGGCTTGCCAGGCTTTGCTGAAGAGCAGCCGCAGGACCCGGCCATCGCGGCCTTTTTCGCCCGCGAGCAAGAAACCGCGGCAGTGCCAGCGGCCGCTGCTGACCCTAGGGATACCGGAACCCTTGCCAGCCTCGCAGGCGCCGCATCAGATGATCCCTTCGCACCTGGCGCCGAAGCGCCTGCGCGCGCTGGCAGGGAGGATAGTTTCCGCAGCCCGGAACTGGCTGAACCAGCAGTCGAAAGCAGCGATTCCTACAGGGTCTTCAAGCGAACCCAGGCCGGCGTGCAGCAGCAAAGCAGCCCGCCAGATGTTGAGGAGACTCCTTCTGCAGCCTTTGCCCCAGCAAATCAGCCTCAGCAACAGCAAGAAACCAGCCCGCGCGCCGTCGAAGCACAGCCTGCCAGTATCCTGGCCGGTCCCACCCAGCCGGCTGCTCCTGCTCCGCAGGCAGCTGCTGTTTCCGCCCCGCAACCGGCGCCCGCAGCTTCGCAACCCGTGGTTTCCATGGACAGCCCGGCAGACGCGTCAATTGATGTGCCGGCACCGTCGATGGGGCGCGGCGCCAGCCGGGCGGGACGGGTCAAGACCCGCCTGCTGGGTTTCAGCCCCGCTCAAGCCGAAGACAGCGATCCCTTTGCCCGCAGCCAGAAAGACACTGCGCCCGGTTACACCCGTTTCCCCGTCGGCTGGCTTGCCATCGTGCAGGGGCCGGGCCGTGGTGCTGCCTTTACTTTGTTCAGCGGCGTCACTGTGATCGGCCGCGGCGCCGACCAGACTGTTAGGCTGGACTTCGGTGACAACAGCATCTCGCGCGACAACCACGCTGCCATCGCCTATGACCCGGAACAAAAGGCTTTCTATGTCGGTCATGGCGGAAAGGCGAACCTGGTGCGCCGCAACAACCGCCCTGTGCTCAGCACCGAAACCCTGTCGGCAGGCGATGTGATCCGCATTGGCGAGACCACCCTGCGCTTTGTGCCGCTGTGCGGCGCCGATTTCGGCTGGGACCAGCCGCAACCCAGCGATACCGACCATGCTGTGCACCGCTGA
- a CDS encoding serine/threonine-protein kinase, translating to MPHDTSSADPALACELPCGFKLLQGQYQIEQPLLSGGFGITYLARDSLERRVVIKECFPAGICRRSGTDVEPNTEEHAKSCRNVLRNFLREAQLLARARHSGIVGVHQVFKENQTAYIAMEFVDGLDLLTVREDQPERLTGPLLRHILCQALEALDCLHGQGILHRDISPDNFILGKDGSLTLIDFGAACGSLPNDDTALPVLLAVKDGYSAHELYKPELPQRPACDLYALGATLYYLITGDVPASSQQRLSAVMAGDPDPCNPLLGRPWNADAAVLATVDMAMSVLPAERFQSAHDWAGALAENDCETQNAAEIDTQLPGTVAPAPEDNANLDAVIAELVATANGGLTPGQPRSVRQKLTQPASKPSKPLRQLVNIFGEPVSDVEAWLKEQDAIPRRKKNAPAVERLPAAVSAADLPADPVLELRREKPGFAGRLRKIFGRQRSNPETVKN from the coding sequence GTGCCTCACGACACATCTTCTGCTGACCCGGCTCTCGCCTGTGAATTGCCCTGCGGCTTCAAGCTGCTGCAAGGTCAGTACCAGATCGAGCAGCCGCTGCTCAGCGGTGGCTTTGGGATCACCTATCTGGCCCGCGACAGTCTGGAACGCCGCGTTGTCATCAAAGAGTGCTTTCCGGCAGGCATTTGCCGCCGCAGTGGCACGGACGTCGAACCCAACACGGAAGAGCACGCCAAATCCTGCCGTAATGTCTTGCGCAATTTTCTGCGCGAGGCGCAACTGCTGGCCCGCGCCCGGCATTCCGGCATCGTCGGCGTGCATCAGGTGTTCAAGGAAAATCAAACCGCCTATATCGCGATGGAATTCGTCGACGGTCTGGACTTGCTGACCGTGCGTGAGGACCAGCCTGAACGGCTGACCGGGCCGCTTCTGCGGCACATTCTCTGCCAGGCGCTGGAAGCGCTCGATTGCCTGCACGGGCAAGGTATATTGCACCGCGATATCTCGCCGGACAACTTCATCCTTGGCAAGGATGGAAGCCTCACGCTGATCGATTTCGGGGCCGCCTGCGGCAGTCTTCCCAATGACGATACCGCGCTGCCGGTGCTGCTGGCGGTCAAGGATGGATACTCCGCGCATGAGCTGTACAAGCCCGAGCTGCCTCAGCGTCCGGCCTGTGACCTCTATGCGCTGGGCGCCACGCTGTATTACCTGATTACCGGCGACGTGCCCGCAAGCAGCCAGCAGCGGCTGAGCGCAGTGATGGCAGGTGACCCGGACCCGTGCAATCCGCTGCTGGGCAGACCGTGGAATGCGGATGCTGCGGTGCTGGCAACTGTGGATATGGCGATGTCCGTACTTCCGGCTGAACGGTTCCAATCGGCGCATGACTGGGCGGGCGCGCTGGCCGAAAACGATTGCGAAACACAGAACGCTGCGGAAATAGACACTCAACTGCCCGGCACGGTTGCGCCAGCGCCTGAAGACAATGCCAACCTGGATGCTGTCATCGCCGAGCTGGTCGCGACGGCCAATGGCGGCCTGACACCTGGGCAACCGCGTTCGGTCAGGCAAAAGCTGACCCAGCCTGCCAGCAAACCCTCCAAGCCGCTTCGCCAGCTGGTGAATATCTTCGGTGAGCCGGTCAGCGACGTGGAAGCCTGGCTGAAGGAACAGGACGCTATCCCCCGGCGGAAGAAAAACGCACCCGCCGTGGAACGGCTGCCCGCCGCCGTATCTGCCGCGGACCTCCCGGCAGATCCGGTTCTGGAACTGCGCCGGGAAAAGCCCGGTTTCGCGGGCCGGCTGCGTAAGATCTTCGGGCGCCAGCGCAGCAACCCGGAAACGGTTAAGAACTGA
- a CDS encoding TetR/AcrR family transcriptional regulator produces the protein MADLSAAMGVNPPSIYAAFGNKQALFERCASHYAQNIAAYAPRALDEETTAAKALHRYVYEAIEAFSFKERPKGCLLVSAATNCGTASSGAQKLLAGYRQASEAMVAARIRRGIEDGDMPAASDPDLLAKYIAVLIQGLAAQARDGATADALHSVAELALGQVAVLP, from the coding sequence ATGGCTGATCTCAGCGCGGCCATGGGGGTGAACCCCCCAAGCATCTACGCGGCCTTTGGCAACAAACAGGCGTTGTTTGAACGTTGTGCCAGCCATTACGCGCAGAACATTGCGGCCTATGCCCCCCGCGCACTGGACGAGGAAACAACGGCTGCCAAAGCCCTGCACCGCTATGTGTATGAGGCCATCGAGGCGTTTTCCTTTAAGGAGAGACCCAAAGGCTGCTTGCTGGTCAGTGCCGCAACCAATTGCGGCACCGCCAGCAGCGGTGCGCAGAAACTGCTCGCCGGATACAGGCAGGCCAGCGAGGCAATGGTCGCCGCCCGGATCCGGCGTGGTATCGAAGACGGAGACATGCCCGCAGCAAGTGATCCGGATCTGTTGGCGAAGTACATTGCAGTTCTGATTCAGGGGCTTGCGGCGCAAGCCCGCGATGGTGCCACAGCGGATGCTTTGCACAGCGTGGCTGAACTGGCGCTGGGCCAAGTTGCGGTTTTGCCTTAG
- a CDS encoding NADP-dependent oxidoreductase: MKAAIIESFGDADVFRMADLPRPEPKPGEVLLRIHASSVNPVDAGVRSGTILPDDPALFPMILGWDAAGTVEALGPETEGFAPGDRVMAMSPQPGSMVGTHAEFAALPASQVVKIADAVPFTTAAAVPLIGSTALAALQALALPPGARVLINNPMGAVGAMAAAIAPLLGFELAAPDARQVDGAIDVRGRKHAQQAFAAVKDGGAYATIVPEWWKPGGVFAEARGITPVTVQNPANQEVLLPLAGWLAEGVLMPEIEDILPLDQIAEAHRRLGTPGHTGKFVLDHTL, translated from the coding sequence ATGAAAGCTGCAATCATAGAATCCTTTGGCGACGCGGATGTGTTCCGGATGGCAGACCTGCCGCGTCCCGAACCCAAACCGGGAGAGGTGCTGCTCCGCATCCATGCGTCCAGCGTGAACCCGGTGGATGCGGGGGTGCGGTCCGGGACCATCCTGCCCGATGATCCCGCCCTTTTCCCGATGATCCTGGGCTGGGATGCAGCGGGGACAGTCGAGGCGCTTGGCCCGGAAACAGAGGGGTTTGCCCCCGGCGACCGGGTGATGGCAATGTCGCCGCAGCCTGGGTCAATGGTCGGTACCCATGCGGAATTTGCCGCCTTGCCAGCCAGTCAGGTTGTGAAAATTGCCGATGCGGTTCCCTTCACTACTGCCGCCGCAGTGCCGCTGATCGGCAGCACAGCGCTGGCGGCTCTTCAGGCCCTGGCTTTGCCGCCGGGCGCGCGTGTCCTGATCAACAATCCAATGGGGGCGGTTGGCGCAATGGCGGCAGCAATCGCCCCTCTGCTGGGGTTCGAACTCGCCGCCCCGGACGCGCGGCAGGTGGACGGCGCCATTGACGTGCGCGGGCGCAAACACGCGCAGCAGGCATTTGCTGCCGTGAAAGATGGCGGCGCCTATGCAACGATTGTCCCGGAGTGGTGGAAGCCAGGCGGGGTTTTCGCGGAAGCGCGGGGGATCACCCCGGTGACGGTTCAAAACCCCGCCAATCAGGAGGTTCTGCTGCCATTGGCGGGCTGGCTGGCCGAGGGTGTTTTGATGCCGGAGATCGAGGATATTCTGCCGCTTGATCAGATCGCAGAGGCGCACCGCAGGCTGGGGACGCCTGGGCACACGGGCAAATTCGTTCTGGACCATACCCTCTGA
- a CDS encoding nitronate monooxygenase family protein — protein sequence MKTRLTEALGITCPVIQAPMAFAAGGALASAVSNAGGLGMIGGAYGDAAWIDQQFGLAADARVGCGLITWKLAEQPQLLDRVLARDPAALFLSFGDPAPFAPAIKEAGVALICQVQTLRDARQALDCGADIIVAQGADAGGHGEARGTFALVPEIADEIARRNSKALLCAAGGITDGRGLAAALMLGADGAVIGTRFWASHEALVHPRILDRALAATGDDTIRTRVVDVVRGYDWPGRYNGRVLRNRFIQKWHGSEEALKLEAGAEAAKWSAAQEAGDPDVATAFAGEGIGLIDKVQAASDILACITAQAQQCLAGQSQSGLQ from the coding sequence ATGAAGACGCGGCTGACAGAGGCGCTGGGGATCACCTGTCCGGTTATTCAGGCGCCAATGGCCTTTGCCGCGGGCGGCGCGCTGGCCAGTGCCGTCTCCAATGCGGGCGGGCTGGGTATGATCGGCGGCGCTTACGGCGATGCCGCCTGGATCGACCAGCAGTTCGGCCTTGCGGCGGACGCCCGCGTCGGCTGCGGGCTGATCACCTGGAAACTTGCGGAACAGCCGCAGCTGCTGGACCGGGTGCTGGCGCGCGATCCGGCGGCGCTGTTCTTGTCCTTTGGCGACCCTGCACCATTCGCGCCTGCGATCAAGGAAGCGGGTGTGGCGCTGATCTGCCAGGTGCAGACCCTGCGCGATGCCCGGCAAGCGCTGGACTGCGGCGCAGACATTATTGTCGCCCAGGGTGCGGACGCTGGCGGCCATGGCGAAGCCCGCGGCACCTTTGCCTTGGTGCCCGAGATCGCTGACGAGATCGCACGCCGGAACAGCAAAGCGCTGCTTTGTGCCGCAGGCGGTATCACGGATGGGCGCGGCCTTGCGGCAGCGCTGATGCTGGGGGCGGATGGGGCGGTGATCGGCACGCGGTTCTGGGCCTCGCACGAGGCGCTGGTGCACCCGCGCATTCTGGACCGCGCGCTGGCGGCAACGGGAGATGACACGATCCGCACCCGGGTGGTGGATGTGGTCCGCGGTTATGACTGGCCCGGCCGTTACAATGGCCGCGTTTTGCGCAACCGGTTCATTCAGAAATGGCACGGTTCCGAGGAGGCTTTGAAACTGGAAGCGGGCGCAGAGGCCGCAAAATGGTCGGCAGCCCAGGAGGCCGGCGATCCGGATGTTGCCACCGCTTTTGCCGGTGAAGGCATCGGCTTGATCGATAAAGTGCAGGCCGCCAGCGATATTCTGGCCTGCATCACGGCGCAGGCGCAGCAGTGTCTGGCAGGGCAAAGCCAGTCCGGACTACAGTAG
- a CDS encoding 4-oxalocrotonate tautomerase family protein — MPYVSIKVTREGGPDGTGPSADQKAQLITGVTDLLQEVLGKNPATTFVVINEVPLEDWGVGGLPVQEYRKQAQ, encoded by the coding sequence ATGCCTTATGTGAGTATCAAAGTCACCCGTGAAGGCGGCCCTGACGGCACCGGCCCGAGTGCGGACCAAAAGGCGCAGCTGATCACCGGAGTTACGGACCTGCTGCAGGAGGTTCTGGGTAAGAACCCGGCGACAACCTTTGTGGTAATCAACGAAGTCCCGCTGGAGGATTGGGGCGTTGGCGGCCTGCCGGTGCAGGAGTACCGGAAACAGGCGCAATGA
- a CDS encoding nuclear transport factor 2 family protein: protein MTPADHKVVGALMEAYFEGLHHADSAMLREVFHPHLAYICATEGDELYLDLETYMARVDGREPPAKRGDPREEEILEIAFASDRLARVSARMTMMGRDFHDLLTLVRHGAEWRIVAKVFSYVPRKG from the coding sequence ATGACACCAGCCGATCACAAAGTGGTCGGCGCACTGATGGAGGCCTATTTCGAGGGCCTCCATCACGCTGACAGCGCCATGCTGCGCGAAGTTTTCCATCCGCATCTCGCCTACATCTGCGCCACCGAGGGCGATGAGCTTTACTTAGATCTTGAAACCTACATGGCCCGCGTCGACGGGCGCGAGCCGCCGGCCAAACGCGGGGACCCGCGCGAGGAGGAGATCCTCGAGATTGCCTTTGCCAGCGACCGGCTGGCCCGGGTCAGCGCCCGGATGACCATGATGGGCCGGGATTTCCATGACCTGCTTACCCTTGTCCGCCACGGCGCTGAATGGCGCATTGTAGCAAAAGTGTTCTCATATGTACCGCGAAAGGGCTGA
- the gstA gene encoding glutathione transferase GstA — protein sequence MKLYYKPGACPLASHIALHETGRPFEIEAVDTAAGRTESGADYRAINPKGYVPALGLDDGSVLTEGAAVLQYIADSNPEADLAPAAGTLARARMQEQLNWIGTELHKAFNPLFRDGISEGGKDDARTAVAGKFDFIETQLEDGREWLVEDRFSVADAYLFAVSNWANFTGIDLARWPRLAAFVSRSAARPSAQAAMRAEGLIQ from the coding sequence ATGAAACTCTACTACAAACCCGGCGCCTGTCCGCTGGCCAGCCATATCGCCCTGCATGAAACCGGCCGTCCATTTGAAATCGAAGCTGTCGATACCGCGGCAGGCCGGACCGAAAGCGGCGCAGACTACCGCGCGATCAACCCCAAGGGTTATGTGCCGGCCCTGGGCCTGGACGACGGCAGCGTTCTCACCGAAGGGGCGGCGGTTCTGCAGTATATCGCGGACAGCAACCCGGAAGCGGATTTGGCGCCGGCAGCCGGTACCTTGGCCCGTGCCCGGATGCAGGAACAGCTCAACTGGATCGGAACCGAGCTGCACAAAGCCTTTAACCCGCTGTTCCGCGACGGCATATCCGAGGGCGGCAAAGACGATGCGCGCACCGCTGTAGCGGGCAAGTTCGATTTCATCGAGACGCAGCTGGAGGATGGCCGCGAGTGGCTGGTAGAGGACCGGTTCTCGGTCGCGGATGCCTATCTGTTCGCGGTCTCGAACTGGGCGAACTTCACCGGCATCGACCTGGCCCGCTGGCCCCGGCTGGCGGCGTTCGTGAGCCGCAGTGCCGCCCGCCCGTCCGCTCAGGCTGCAATGCGCGCAGAAGGGCTGATCCAATGA
- a CDS encoding LysR family transcriptional regulator, with product MKHDQLIALEAIVSTGTFRGAAERLNKSQSAISHTIRLLEEELELELFSRAAYRPALTPAGEIFYREASRVLRQMQGLKTTAARLRAREEPELNIAVSATMNLDPLLPALAETGRHHPATHLRLRMEMMGGPIARLMEGKADIALASLEGVPLDDVEAVPVTEVTIRPVASPGLNLPVGSRAFSASEMQSYVQVVAAGTGGAAHEQSRDLLPGGLKWTVSDLAAKKKVILAGLGWGGLPDHMTEEERLSGALLPLNLERFPVRQTMIFKMRRRDRPPGVVASELWNRIGAAEPA from the coding sequence ATGAAACACGATCAGCTCATTGCCCTTGAGGCGATTGTCTCAACCGGCACCTTCCGCGGCGCGGCGGAGCGTCTGAACAAATCGCAGTCCGCCATCAGCCACACAATCCGCCTGCTGGAAGAGGAGCTGGAGCTGGAGCTGTTCAGCCGCGCGGCCTACCGGCCGGCGCTTACCCCGGCAGGTGAAATCTTCTACCGCGAGGCCTCCCGTGTGCTGCGGCAGATGCAAGGCTTGAAAACCACCGCCGCCCGGCTGCGCGCCCGCGAAGAGCCAGAGCTGAACATTGCCGTCAGCGCCACAATGAATCTGGACCCATTGCTGCCGGCGCTTGCCGAAACCGGACGGCATCACCCGGCCACCCATCTCCGGCTGCGGATGGAAATGATGGGCGGCCCGATCGCCCGGCTGATGGAGGGCAAGGCAGACATCGCGCTTGCTTCGCTGGAAGGGGTGCCGCTGGATGATGTGGAAGCTGTGCCGGTCACGGAGGTGACAATCCGGCCAGTGGCCAGCCCCGGGCTGAACCTGCCCGTCGGCTCCCGTGCATTTTCAGCATCCGAAATGCAAAGCTACGTGCAGGTGGTCGCGGCGGGCACAGGCGGCGCCGCGCATGAACAAAGCCGCGACCTTCTGCCGGGCGGGCTGAAGTGGACCGTTTCCGATCTAGCTGCCAAGAAAAAGGTGATCCTCGCCGGTCTCGGCTGGGGCGGCCTGCCGGACCATATGACCGAGGAGGAGCGGCTGTCTGGTGCATTGCTTCCCCTCAACCTGGAACGATTCCCTGTACGCCAAACGATGATTTTCAAGATGAGACGCAGAGACCGCCCGCCCGGCGTCGTGGCCAGTGAACTTTGGAACAGAATCGGGGCAGCCGAACCGGCCTAG